A window of Calonectris borealis chromosome 3, bCalBor7.hap1.2, whole genome shotgun sequence contains these coding sequences:
- the LOC142079979 gene encoding uridine-cytidine kinase-like 1, with protein sequence MAAAGAEERRGAWGAAGPERGPGPGPGPLGSLLSRLPLAPSPRRRTASQCKPEPPLLRTSKRTIYTAGRPPWYSETGAPVDEAFVIGLCGGSASGKTTVATRIIEALDVPWVVLLSMDSFYKVLDEGQQALAARSDYNFDHPDAFDFELLVSVLRKLKKGKSVKVPVYDFTTHSRRREWKTVYGANVIVFEGILAFANKELLKLLDMKVFVDTDSDIRLVRRLQRDIMERGRDIVGVIKQYNKFVKPAFEQYIEPTVQVADIVVPRGGENFVALDLIVQHVHSQLEKREITVRAALASAHQGQPLPKTLSVLENTPQVRGMHTIIRNKDTTRDEFIFYSKRLMRLLIEHALSFLPLKSVTVETPQGTTYEGKRFHRQRITGVSILRAGETMEQALTAVCKDIRLGKILIQTNHDTGEPELHYLRLPKEISEDYVILMDSTVSTGAAAMMAVRVLLDHDVQEDRIFLLSLLMAEMGVHSVAYAFPHVRIITTAVDKRINEEFHIIPGIGNFGDRYFGTDGPSAWCESDGMDC encoded by the exons atggcggcggcgggcgcggaggagCGGCGCGGCGCGTGGGGCGCCGCGGGCCCcgagcgcggccccggccccggccccggcccgctgGGCTCGCTGCTGAGCCGGCTGCCGCTGGCGCCGTCCCCGCGGCGGCGAACCGCCAGCCAGTGCAAGCCGGAGCCGCCGCTGCTGCGCACCAGCAAGCGGACCATCTACACGGCCGGGCGGCCGCCGTGGTACAGCGAGACCGGCGCGCCCGTGGACGAGGCCTTCGTCATCG GCCTGTGCGGCGGCAGTGCCTCGGGCAAGACGACAGTGGCGACGCGGATCATAGAGGCGCTGGACGTGCCCTGGGTCGTGCTGCTCTCCATGGACTCCTTCTACAAG GTGCTGGACGAGGGGCAACAGGCGCTGGCGGCCCGCAGCGACTACAACTTCGACCACCCTGACGCCTTCGACTTCGAGCTGCTCGTCAGTGTCCTCCGCAAGCTCAAGAAGGGCAAGAGCGTGAAGGTGCCGGTCTACGACTTCACCACGCACAGCCGCCGCCGCGAGTGG AAAACGGTGTATGGGGCCAACGTCATCGTGTTTGAAGGGATACTGGCTTTTGCGAACAAGGAGTTGCTGAAG CTCCTGGACATGAAAGTGTTTGTGGACACGGACTCTGACATCCGGCTGGTGCGGCGGCTGCAACGCGACATCATGGAACGTGGGCGTGACATCGTGGGTGTCATTAAGCAATACAACAAGTTTGTGAAGCCAGCCTTCGAGCAGTACATCGAGCCCACCGTGCAGGTCGCTGACATCGTGGTGCCCAGGG GTGGGGAGAACTTTGTGGCCCTGGACCTCATTGTGCAGCATgtgcacagccagctggagaag CGCGAGATCACTGTCAG GGCAGCTCTGGCCTCTGCCCACCAAGGGCAGCCCCTGCCGAAGACGCTGAGCGTCCTGGAGAACACGCCGCAGGTTCGAGGCATGCACACCATCATCAG GAACAAGGACACGACCAGGGACGAATTCATCTTCTACTCCAAGCGCCTGATGAGGCTGTTGATTGAACATGCCCTCTCCTTCCTGCCACTGAAG TCGGTCACTGTGGAGACGCCCCAGGGGACAACGTACGAAGGAAAGCGGTTCCACAGGCAGAGG ATCACAGGCGTGTCCATCCTGCGAGCAGGGGAGACCATGGAGCAGGCCCTCACCGCTGTGTGCAAGGACATCCGCCTGGGCAAGATCCTGATCCAGACCAACCACGACACGGGGGAGCCCGAG CTCCACTACCTGCGCCTTCCCAAGGAGATCAGTGAGGACTACGTCATCCTCATGGACAGCACTGTGTCCACGGGAGCCGCGGCCATGATGGCAGTGCGCGTCCTgctg GATCACGATGTGCAGGAGGACAGGATCTTCCTGCTGTCGCTGCTGATGGCGGAGATGGGGGTGCACTCCGTGGCCTACGCCTTTCCCCACGTCCGCATCATCACCACTGCCGTGGACAAGAGGATCAACGAGGAGTTCCACATCATCCCGGGCATCG GTAACTTTGGGGACAGATACTTCGGCACTGACGGCCCCTCTGCCTGGTGTGAGAGCGATGGCATGGACTGCTGA
- the MPV17 gene encoding mitochondrial inner membrane protein Mpv17 produces the protein MAALWRGCGRLLARRPWAAQALTAGALMGAGDVIAQQLVEQRGLHGHHGSRTLKMMAIGFCFVGPVVGSWYKILDQLIPGTTKVVAVKKMVLDQGGFAPCFLGCFLAITGAMNGLSVEENWSKIQQDYTDALLTNYCIWPPVQIANFYFVPLKHRLAVVQCVAIIWNCYLSWKANRM, from the exons CGGCGGCCGTGGGCGGCACAGGCGCTCACCGCCG GGGCCCTCATGGGAGCTGGTGATGTGATCGCACAGCAGCTGGTGGAGCAGCGGGGGCTGCACGGGCACCATGGCTCCCGGACCCTGAAGATGATGGCGATCGGCTTCTGCTTTGTG GGCCCTGTTGTGGGCAGCTGGTACAAGATCCTGGATCAGCTAATCCCGGGGACCACAAAAGTCGTGGCCGTGAAGAAGATGGTCCTGGACCAG GGGGGCTTTGCGCCGTGTTTCCTCGGCTGCTTCCTCGCCATCACGGGGGCGATGAATGGTCTGTCGGTGGAGGAGAACTGGTCCAAGATCCAGCAG GACTACACGGACGCCCTGCTGACCAACTACTGC ATCTGGCCACCAGTGCAAATCGCAAACTTCTACTTCGTGCCCCTGAAGCACAG GCTGGCCGTCGTCCAGTGCGTTGCCATCATCTGGAACTGCTACCTCTCCTGGAAAGCAAATCGGATGTGA
- the TRIM54 gene encoding tripartite motif-containing protein 54 isoform X1 produces the protein MNFAVGLKPLLAEARSMESLEKQLICPICLEMFTKPVVILPCQHNLCRKCANDVFQASNPLWQSRGSSAVPSGGRFRCPSCRHEVVLDRHGVYGLQRNLLVENIIDIYKQESARPLHAKAEQHLMCEEHEDERINIYCLRCEAPTCSLCKVFGAHKDCEVAPLPAVYQRQKSELSDGIAMLVAGNDRIQAIITQMEEICRTIEVGLGVVPGYCIQPWDYAHGGDAAGPGQPLRPTVLQENGRRQKQHLGLRFDSLYSILEERKKELLQSIAREQEAKVQRVRGLIRQYGDHLEASSKLVESAIQAMEEPQMAVYLQQSKELLKKITDMSKVSMSSRPEPGYENMDHFSINVDYVAEMLRTIEFQTEPLGEDEADGPGDGSEAAADEDRLDSLEMPEAAEDVGPRQKPASSPHGQH, from the exons ATGAACTTCGCGGTGGGGCTGAAGCCGCTGCTGGCGGAGGCGCGGAGCATGGAGAGCCTGGAGAAGCAGCTCATCTGCCCCATCTGCCTGGAGATGTTCACCAAGCCCGTGGTtatcctgccctgccagcacaacCTCTGCCGCAAATGCGCCAACGACGTCTTCCAG gccTCCAACCCGCTGTGGCAGTCGCGGGGCTCCAGCGCGGTGCCGTCGGGCGGCCGGTTCCGGTGCCCGTCGTGCCGCCACGAGGTGGTGCTGGACCGGCACGGGGTGTACGGGCTGCAGCGGAACCTGCTGGTGGAGAACATCATCGACATCTACAAGCAGGAGTCGGCCAG GCCCCTGCACGCCAAGGCCGAGCAGCACCTCATGTGCGAGGAGCATGAGGACGAGCGGATCAACATCTACTGCCTGCGCTGCGAGGCGCCCACCTGCTCCCTCTGCAAGGTCTTCGGGGCACACAAGGACTGCGAGGTCGCGCCGCTGCCCGCTGTCTACCAGCGCCAGAAG agCGAGCTCAGCGACGGCATTGCCATGCTGGTGGCGGGGAACGACCGCATCCAGGCCATCATCACCCAGATGGAGGAGATCTGCCGCACCATCGAGGTGGGGCTGGGGGTTGTCCCTGGGTACTGCATACAGCCCTGGGACTATGCCCACGGTGGGGACGCGGCAGGACCGGGGCAGCCCCTGAGACCCACGGTCCTGCAGGAGAATGGCCGGCGGCAGAAGCAGCACCTGGGACTGCGCTTCGACTCACTGTACAGCATCCTGGAGGAGCGGAAgaaggagctgctgcagagcattgCGCGGGAGCAGGAGGCCAAGGTGCAGCGCGTGCGGGGCCTCATCCGCCAGTACGGCGACCACCTGGAGGCCTCCTCCAAGCTGGTGGAGTCGGCCATCCAGGCCATGGAGGAGCCCCAGATGGCTGTGTACCTGCAG CAATCCAAGGAGCTCCTGAAAAa GATCACGGACATGTCCAAGGTGTCAATGAGCAGCCGCCCGGAGCCTGGCTACGAGAACATGGACCACTTCTCCATCAATGTGGACTATGTAGCAGAGATGCTGAGGACCATCGAGTTCCAGACAG AGCCGCTGGGCGAGGATGAGGCGGATGGACCTGGGGACGGCAGCGAGGCCGCGGCAGATGAGGACCGGCTGGACAGCCtggagatgcccgaagctgcGGAGG ATGTGGGGCCGAGGCAGAAGCCGGCGAGCTCTCCCCATG GTCAGCACTGA
- the UCN gene encoding urocortin codes for MRRALLTLLLLLARPQPAAARPARPDGSVPAAAAGAEARGRPLWPALAPLPPEPWRARRDEPPLSIDLTFHLLRHLLLLARAQSQRARADSNRLILDAVGR; via the coding sequence ATGCGGCGGGCGCTGCtcaccctcctgctgctgctcgcccgcccgcagcccgccgccgcccgccccgcgcgccccgaCGGCTCCGtcccggcggccgcggccggggccgaggcgcggggccgcccgctcTGGCCGGCGCTGGCGCCGTTGCCCCCGGAGCCGTGGCGGGCGCGGCGGGACGAGCCGCCGCTCTCCATCGACCTCACCTTCCACCTCCTGCGGCACCTCCTGCTGCTCGCCCGCGCCCAGAGCCAGCGCGCCCGCGCCGACAGCAACCGCCTCATCCTCGACGCCGTGGGGCGCTAA
- the TRIM54 gene encoding tripartite motif-containing protein 54 isoform X2 has product MNFAVGLKPLLAEARSMESLEKQLICPICLEMFTKPVVILPCQHNLCRKCANDVFQASNPLWQSRGSSAVPSGGRFRCPSCRHEVVLDRHGVYGLQRNLLVENIIDIYKQESARPLHAKAEQHLMCEEHEDERINIYCLRCEAPTCSLCKVFGAHKDCEVAPLPAVYQRQKSELSDGIAMLVAGNDRIQAIITQMEEICRTIEENGRRQKQHLGLRFDSLYSILEERKKELLQSIAREQEAKVQRVRGLIRQYGDHLEASSKLVESAIQAMEEPQMAVYLQQSKELLKKITDMSKVSMSSRPEPGYENMDHFSINVDYVAEMLRTIEFQTEPLGEDEADGPGDGSEAAADEDRLDSLEMPEAAEDVGPRQKPASSPHGQH; this is encoded by the exons ATGAACTTCGCGGTGGGGCTGAAGCCGCTGCTGGCGGAGGCGCGGAGCATGGAGAGCCTGGAGAAGCAGCTCATCTGCCCCATCTGCCTGGAGATGTTCACCAAGCCCGTGGTtatcctgccctgccagcacaacCTCTGCCGCAAATGCGCCAACGACGTCTTCCAG gccTCCAACCCGCTGTGGCAGTCGCGGGGCTCCAGCGCGGTGCCGTCGGGCGGCCGGTTCCGGTGCCCGTCGTGCCGCCACGAGGTGGTGCTGGACCGGCACGGGGTGTACGGGCTGCAGCGGAACCTGCTGGTGGAGAACATCATCGACATCTACAAGCAGGAGTCGGCCAG GCCCCTGCACGCCAAGGCCGAGCAGCACCTCATGTGCGAGGAGCATGAGGACGAGCGGATCAACATCTACTGCCTGCGCTGCGAGGCGCCCACCTGCTCCCTCTGCAAGGTCTTCGGGGCACACAAGGACTGCGAGGTCGCGCCGCTGCCCGCTGTCTACCAGCGCCAGAAG agCGAGCTCAGCGACGGCATTGCCATGCTGGTGGCGGGGAACGACCGCATCCAGGCCATCATCACCCAGATGGAGGAGATCTGCCGCACCATCGAG GAGAATGGCCGGCGGCAGAAGCAGCACCTGGGACTGCGCTTCGACTCACTGTACAGCATCCTGGAGGAGCGGAAgaaggagctgctgcagagcattgCGCGGGAGCAGGAGGCCAAGGTGCAGCGCGTGCGGGGCCTCATCCGCCAGTACGGCGACCACCTGGAGGCCTCCTCCAAGCTGGTGGAGTCGGCCATCCAGGCCATGGAGGAGCCCCAGATGGCTGTGTACCTGCAG CAATCCAAGGAGCTCCTGAAAAa GATCACGGACATGTCCAAGGTGTCAATGAGCAGCCGCCCGGAGCCTGGCTACGAGAACATGGACCACTTCTCCATCAATGTGGACTATGTAGCAGAGATGCTGAGGACCATCGAGTTCCAGACAG AGCCGCTGGGCGAGGATGAGGCGGATGGACCTGGGGACGGCAGCGAGGCCGCGGCAGATGAGGACCGGCTGGACAGCCtggagatgcccgaagctgcGGAGG ATGTGGGGCCGAGGCAGAAGCCGGCGAGCTCTCCCCATG GTCAGCACTGA
- the SLC30A3 gene encoding putative proton-coupled zinc antiporter SLC30A3 has product MESPTGTESARLVSPRGGPADGSLRLKSLFAGSQDPLAPPASPALAPRCRCSPHAPSPGRGRLQARRQLSVACTVCCVFMVGEVIGGYLAHSLAIMTDAAHLLTDVGSMSVSLFSLWVSTRPPTKTMSFGWHRSETLGALASVLSIWVVTGALVYLAAARIVSNDYEIEAQAMLATSASAVGVNVVMAYILHQSPASHGHGAGGYEQLESTGGCLRSHAPLPGSTSVRAAFVHVVGDLLQSVGVLVAATIIYFKPQCKIADPISTLLFSVFVLGSTFTILRDVFRVLMEGMPRGLDFDAVKEVLLGVSGVKGAHDLHLWALTLSHHAVSVHVAVDASADPETVLWEATTQLRSKFGFASCTVQVERYREEMAACQHCQDPRA; this is encoded by the exons ATGGAGTCCCCGACCGGCACCGAGAGCGCCCGCCTGGTCAgcccgcggggcggccccgccgacGGCAGCCTGCGCCTCAAGAG TTTGTTTGCAGGCTCCCAGGACCCCCTGGCACCGCCAGCCTCCCCAGCTCTGGCTCCCCGCTGCCGCTGCAGCCCCCATGCCCCCAGCCCTGGACGGGGGAGGCTCCAGGCCCGTCGGCAGCTGAGCGTCGCCTGCACCGTCTGCTGCGTCTTCATGGTCGGGGAAGTGATAG GCGGGTACCTGGCGCACAGCCTGGCCATCATGACCGATGCAGCCCACCTGCTGACGGATGTGGGCAGCATGTCCGTCAGCCTCTTCTCCCTGTGGGTCTCCACCCGCCCGCCCACCAAGACCATGAGCTTTGGCTGGCACCGCTCGG AGACGCTGGGCGCGCTGGCCTCTGTCCTCTCCATCTGGGTTGTGACCGGGGCCCTCGTCTACCTGGCGGCCGCCCGCATCGTCAGCAACGACTACGAGATTGAGGCGCAAGCCATGCTGGCTACATCTGCCAGCGCCGTCGGCGTCAATGTGGT catGGCCTACATCCTGCACCAGTCCCCCGCTAGCCACGGCCACGGCGCAGGGGGCTACGAGCAGCTGGAGAGCACTGGGGGCTGCCTGCGCAGCCATGCCCCCCTGCCTGGCAGCACCAGCGTCCGTGCAGCCTTCGTCCATGTGGTGGGTGACCTGCTGCAGAGCGTCGGCGTCCTTGTGGCTGCCACCATCATCTACTTCAAG ccccaGTGCAAGATCGCAGACCCCATCAGCACCCTCCTCTTCTCTGTCTTCGTTCTTGGCTCCACCTTCACCATCCTCAGGGACGTCTTCAGAGTCCTCATGGAAG GGATGCCGCGGGGCCTCGACTTCGACGCGGTGAaggaggtgctgctgggggtgAGCGGGGTGAAAGGCGCCCACGACCTGCACCTCTGGGCCCTGACGCTAAGCCACCACGCCGTGTCGGTGCACGTGGCTGTCG ACGCCAGCGCTGACCCTGAGACAGTGTTGTGGGAAGCCACCACCCAGCTGCGGAGCAAGTTTGGCTTTGCCTCGTGCACGGTGCAGGTGGAGCGTTACCGGGAGGAGATGGCAGCCTGCCAGCACTGCCAGGACCCCCGCGCCTGA
- the DNAJC5G gene encoding dnaJ homolog subfamily C member 5G, giving the protein MAEPGRPQRKLSRVGESLYRVLGLQKGSSPEEIKKAYRKLALKYHPDKNPDDPAAAERFKEINSAHATLSDEDKRRLYDQYGSLGLYVAEQFGDDAVKHYFLMSKWWFQALALCCGTLTCCCCCCCCFFCCGTCCPPKEDESYKYVDPKDLEAQMCAEDSDPQIPVVAQPPPASAEPLPAVSTRTDA; this is encoded by the exons ATGGCGGAGCCCGGGCGGCCGCAGCGGAAGCTGTCCCGGGTCGGGGAGAGCCTCTACCGCGTCCTGGGCCTGCAGAAGGGCAGCTCCCCCGAGGAGATCAAGAAGGCCTACCG GAAGCTGGCACTCAAGTACCACCCGGACAAGAACCCCGATGACCCAGCGGCAGCCGAGCGCTTCAAGGAGATCAACAGCGCCCACGCCACGCTGAGCGACGAGGACAAGCGCCGCCTCTACGACCAGTACGGCTCCCTGGGGCTCTACGTGGCCGAGCAGTTCGGCGACGATGCTGTCAAGCACTACTTCCTCATGTCCAAGTGGTGGTTCCAG GCCTTGGCTTTGTGCTGTGGCACtctcacctgctgctgctgctgctgctgctgcttcttctgctgTGGGACATGCTGCCCGCCAAAGGAGGACGAGTCCTATAAATATGTCGACCCCAAGGACCTGGAGGCGCAGATGTGCGCGGAGGACAGCG ATCCGCAGATACCTGTTGTGGCGCAGCCCCCGCCTGCCAGCGCAGAGCCCTTACCAGCTGTCAGCACCAGGACCGATGCCTGA